A segment of the Trichocoleus sp. FACHB-46 genome:
CTTGGCTGCCGAGAGAGCGCCAACCGGAGAGCACTACATTATTTCTGCTGGGGATTTGACCACACGAGAAATGTTCCAAATTGTGGGTCAGCAAGCTGGGATTGCTGCTCCCACCGAGGCTCCCAAAGCTTTGGTTAGGTTAGTGGGGAATATCTTAGACCCCCTTGGTCGCTTGTTCTCCTGGCAACCACCTCTGAGCCGAGAGCGGGTTCACTACGTCTACGATCGCTGTGTGCGGGTTGATGCCGCTAAAGCCCGACGCGAATTGAATTGGCAACCCCGCTCCGTTGCTGACACCTTGACCGAAATCGCTCAAGCAGTCCAGAAGACGCTTTAGCACGACTTCCACCTTGAAACTACCGCTAGTTTCTGTAAAACCCTATTGGGGATGATCCCCAGGGGTAACTGGGTAGATTGCCGCTATGCGATCGCCCTGCCTACCAGGGAGAATACAGACATAGCAAACCAGCCAATTGGCATTTAATACACCAAGCCTCACTTATATATAGAGGCTGACAGAAAATATGACGAGGCCAATCTGCTATCTCCGTAACTGGAGCAGCAACAGGCACTAGGTTCTCGACAAACTTTATGGAATAAATTACGGGTAGGGGCGCAGCATTCTGTGCCCCTATCTAGTTTTAAATAGCTTGAACTACAACGAAGGGCTAGGCAGCATATCGCTGATCGAGCATGCCATCTTCCAAGTTCACCACTCGGTCTGCCACATCCATAATGCGTGGGTCATGAGTCACCATCAACACTGTACGACCCCCCTCTTTGGCAAGGTTTCGTAGCAACTCAATCACTGCATGGCCGCTACGAGAGTCCAGAGCCGCAGTAGGTTCATCCGCCATGATTAGGGGTGGGTCGCCTGCTAAAGCTCGTGCGATCGCCACTCGTTGTTGTTGGCCACCCGATAGCTCTCGAGGTAGTAACTTTACTTTATCTTGCAGCCCCACCTGTTCTAGCAAGCTTTGAGCCTGCTGGCGACGGTTACTGCGCCCTCGAAGACCTTTGACCTTAAGTGCTAATTCCACATTTTCAAGGGCAGTCAGGGCAGGAAACAGATTAAATCCTTGAAAAATAAAACCAATATTTTCCAAGCGGAACTGGGATAGTTGGGTGCGAGACATTCTTGTAATTTCTTGCCCTAACAAATGAACACTGCCGCGGCTAGGTGTTAAGATCCCCGCTAGGATAGAGAGCAGCGTAGTTTTTCCAGATCCAGAAGGACCCATCAGCAAATAAATGTCCCCTCTCTGGATATCGAGATCAATATCTTTCAGGGCGTAGAAGCGTTCAGCACCGGATTGGAATACCATTTCCACCCCACGGGCAGCAATGGCATTGGTTTTAATTTGGGTAGAGCCTATTGCGGTAGAAGCAACCTGACTCTGAAGCTGGGCATATTCAGCAAAACGAATTTGAGAAGCAGTCATCCGCTTAGGTTTCTAATCAACATTGGTTAAATGGAAAGGAGTGGAGTGCGAACTTTGGACAACGATGCACTGGTAGATTCAGGTGCTTAAACGCCGAATCCAGATTTCATCGCTGTAGAGCCATACTATCTAGTGTATCCAGGTTCTCTAAGTTCTCCGTATTCCCCTCGAGAAGTTTAAGGTTATGCCTTAAACACGATGGCGGGGTCAACTCGAGTTACCTTCTGAATCGCGAACAAGGCAGAGCTGACACACATCACCACCGTGATGCCGAAAACTCCGAAGGCTGTTGCGGGTGTAATTAAAATCAGAATCCCCTGAGTTGCCGATGTCCATGTGCCGACTCCAAGACACAGGGCTAAGCTAGGCAGGTAACCCAAAACGGCCATCCATAAGGCTTGCTCGACAATCACGCTGTAGATTACCCAATCTGACGCGCCCATCGCTTTGAGAGTTCCGAACTCTCGTAGGTGATCCGAGACAGAGGAGTACAGAATTTGGCCCACAATCACGATTCCCACAATGATGCCAACAGCAGCTCCTAGACCGAGAACAAAGCCAATGCCCGTACGTTTTTGCCAATAATTACGAGTTTTTGCCACCATTTCGGCTCGTGTATAGGCATGGGTATTGGGCAGAGTCGCTTCTAACCGTTTTTTAAGAATTGCTAGATCTTGGTTGGGTTGGGCCCGAATCAAAATATAAGTGATGGGGTCGCCTAAATTCAGGCGACGGGGGGCCGCAGGCGCAGGATTGACCGAGCCAGTGCCAGCAGGCGCTGTTTCATAGGTGTTGGTGCATTGCACCTCCTCGGAGCCAGTCTGCGATCGGCATTGCAGGTTAGAACGGATGGGGGAGTTTATATAGGCATTGGCATTTTCTAAAGAGGTAAATAGGAAGCTACTAGACACCATTGACTGAGTGCCGCGAGTGAGACCAACGAGTCGAGCTGGAAGTGAGCCGATCGCGCCTTGAGCATTAAGGGTTTTAAGATTCAGTGAATCTGCATTGGTTTCATCCACCATCACCGAAAAAGGCTGCTTGAGGGCACTGAGGCTGCCTTGGGTGATGTTTTGGGGAGAAAATAACTGTCCTTGAGGATCAAAGCCGACGACTCGGACTGGCGCAATCTCGTCTTGAGAGTTACGCCAAATGCCTGGCCTAAAGATCAAGGCTTCCGCTCGCCCTACGCCTGGTACTTGTTGCGCGACCCTAAGCTGATCCACTGCCAGAGGTAGCGTCAGCTCAATCTGCACCATGTCTTTGGAAGCAACCCAAACATCAGCCTGAGATTGGTCAATCAGGAGGGTGGTAGAACGAGTAAACCCTCTGAGAATTCCAGTCTGAATAGTGACAAGGCTGACTGCAAACATGATGCCAGCTTGAGCCACCAGGAATCGAGGAATATCCTCAAACAAGTTTTTGCGGGCGATGGAAGCCATGAAGGAAAGTAACAGTTGAGTGCCTTATTATCAGCCTAAAAGATGGCAGGGCAAACTTCTGCTCAAGCAACCACTTACTCGACCGTCACAGATTTGGCGAGGTTTCTAGGTTGGTCTACGTCTAAGCCGCGACGGGCCGCAATGTGATAGGCCAGCAACTGTAGCGGAATCACAGCCAAAATCGGCGAGAGTAACTCTTCCACAACTGGCACAGGCAGCAAGTCATCGAAAATTTCGGCAGATTCGCTGGCCTCTAAGGGAGTCACACCGATGAGGCGGGCATCTCTGGCTTTCGCTTCTTGAGCATTGGAGAGCACTTTTTCGTAAACCAAACCTGGTGTGGCGATCGCGACGACAGGCACTTTGGCATCTAGTAGTGCGATCGGTCCGTGCTTCATTTCTCCAGCAGGATAACCCTCAGCGTGAATGTAGCTGATTTCCTTAAGTTTCAAAGCTCCCTCTAGGGCGATCGGGAAGTTGATCCCCCGTCCTAAGAAAATAAAGTCTTGAGTTTCCGCGAAGTCGTGGGCCAGTTCTTCGATATAGCGCTCTTGGCTTTCCAGAATTAGCTCGATTTGCGCCGGAAGTTGCCGCAGTCCTAGCAAGATTTGTTCTAAACGAGTGGCTGATAGCGTTTGTTGGTGGTATGCCAGATCTAAAGCCAGAGCGTAGAATGCCATCAACTGCGCCACAAAGGTTTTGGTGGCAGCCACGCCAATTTCGATTCCTGCATGGGTATCGATTACCTGAGGCACCATGTGGCCCAAGGAGCTTTCGGGACGGTTGGTGATACCGAGCAAGCGTGCCTCAAACCGAGGGGATTGCCCAGCCCGTCGCTGCTTTTCCATTTCCAGTGCTGCTAGGGTATCTGCTGTTTCGCCCGACTGAGTCACGCCAATGGTGAGGGTGTTGGGAGTCAAGGGCGACGGAGCATAGCGAAACTCTGAAGCATACTGCACCATTGTTGGGATGCCAGCCAACTGCTCGATCAGGTATTTGCCCACCAAGCTGGCGTGCCAACTGGTGCCACAAGCGACAATTTGCACCTGTTTCAAATCGCTATAGAGTTCGGGTGCCAGGTTGAGTTTAATGGGTGAAGTGGCAGATTCAGGACTCCAACTAGTATCGAGGTAAGCTTCTAGGCAAGCCCGCACCACTCCTGGTTGCTCGTAGATTTCCTTGAGCATGAAGTGCTTGAAGCCCTGCTTTTCTACCATGACAGGGTTCCAGTTGAGAGTGCGAGGGGTTTTCCGCAAGCGATCGCCCCCAAAGCTATACACCTCAACTCCCAAGGGCGTTAAACGTGCCAGTTCGCCATTTTCCAGGGTTAAGACGGCGCGCGTGTGGGGCACTAAAGCAGGAGTATCAGAAGCGCAGAAGAATTCCCCTTGACCGAAACCGATGGATAGCGGTGCTTGCTGCCGCGCCACAATCAGTTCATCTGGGAAGTCAGCGCTAATTACCGCGATCGCAAAGGCTCCTTCTAAGTGGTTGACCGCTTGGCGCACAGCCTCTAGTAAAGGCGAGTGCTGGGCCAACGCAGGCATCGAACTAGGCTCAGCTTTGAGCTTCTCAAGCAGTTCAGCGATCAGATGCGGGATTACTTCTGTATCAGTTTCAGAGCGGAAGGTGTGGCCTCTGGCAATTAAGCCTTCTCGCAATTCCCGATAATTCTCAATAATGCCGTTTTGCACCACCGCTAGGCGATGGGCTGTATCCATGTGGGGGTGAGCGTTGTACTCTTCTGGCTTGCCATGAGTTGCCCAACGGGTATGACCGATGCCAAGCTGGGCTGGGTTCTCAATGCCTTCGAGTTTTTCTTGAAGGTTGTGTAGCTTGCCCTTGGCGCGGACGCAGTGGATCTCGCCTTCCAAAACGGTTGCGATCCCCGCAGAATCGTAGCCGCGATACTCCAGTTTCTGTAACCCTGCCAACAAAATGTCACTTGCTGCTTGGGTACCGATATAGCCAACAATTCCGCACATTTAACCCACAACTCCTGCCAAGCGATTACGGTTTAGGTGCCATCTGCCTTTCAGCGCTCTGGCTGTAGTGCGATCGCGCGATCGCCTCTTGAGACAGATAAAACGCGAATATAACAGTCTTTAGCGATCAACAGTGCTTCATCAAGTACTGAAACCAAAAAGTGATCTACGCCTTGGTTGGGCTGAAAACGGGATAGATAGCTCGTCTAGGCACGTAAAGTTACCAAAAAAAATAGGGAGGCTGAACACCTCCCCTGTTTTTTGAACCCAAGTATATCGATAAACGCAGGATAAAAAAATGATGCGTTTAATGTCAGTTTCTAGTAGGCCAAACCCATACTCCGGGTTGTTTCAGCATTAGAGAGATAAACTCTAATGCTGAGGAAGTCAGTAGGACAAGCAGTTTCGCACCGCTTGCAACCCACACAGTCCTCGGTACGAGGAGACGAAGCAATTTGACCAGCCTTGCAGCCGTCCCAGGGAACCATCTCTAGAACGTCAGTAGGGCAAGCCCGGACGCATTGAGTACACCCAATGCAGGTGTCATAAATTTTGACAGAATGAGACATTGAATAAAGACTCCAAACTAGGTGTTCAATGCCTTGCAACATCTGCGGTAAAGCAGACCAGCAAGTCTTAGAACTAAGACTCTAGAATCAACGCCAAGTTTACCGCAGTGCTAGAGATCGCTTCTGAGAAAGGCGGCAAAAATTCAAAGAATTTAATACACACCCTAATAGTGGAAATATTTTGGGAGAAAGCTTGATGGAGTAAGGTTTTGGGAGCCTCCCAATGGCCTTTTTGGGGGTTAATATCTCCTCTTTTTGTAAAACGCTCGTTACAAAACGTAGGAAATTAGCTAGAAATTATTGCTCTAGAAACCAAGCTTTTCCAAAACTGAGCGAGTGGAAACAATGTGATGGTTTAAGCCCAACTTTTCTGGGGCCACTCCTAAAGCCAAGGCAACCAGTTGAGGAAGGTGTAAAACAGGCAAGCCCAATTTCTGCCCAATTACTTGTTCGACCTCTGGTTGGCGAGAGTCGAGGTTGAGGTGGCACAAAGGGCAGGGCGTGACCAAACAATCGGCTCCAGAGGCGATCGCGTCCTGAATATGGTTGCCTGCCATCTGAAACGCCTGATCGGTGGCGTAACTAGAGAGCGGCCAACCGCAGCATTGAGTGCGGCCTCGATAATAAATCGGTGTCGCGCCGATCGCCCGGAACACGTTTTCCATCGACTCTGGTTGGAAGGGGTCATCGAAGGGAATCGAAGTTTGGGCACGCAGGAGGTAGCAGCCATAGAAGGCGGCGCACTTCAGACCTGCTAGCTTACGGGTCACTTTGGCTTGCAGTGCTTCTAGGCCGTAGTCTCCTACCAAAGCCCACAATAGATGCTTGACTTCAGTGCTGCCTTTGTAAGGTGAGCAGCCTTCTTGCTTCAGTAAACCGTTGATTTGGTCGATGTAGTCAGGATTGTTTTGTTGGGATTTTTTTAACCGTTCATCTACATGACCGATTACGCCTTGGCAAGTGCTGCAATGAGTGAGTAACGGTAGATTTAATTCTTCTGCTAGAGCAATATTGCGAGCATTAACGCTGTCTTCTAAGAGAGCAGATTCTTCCTTAAACGTACCGGAACCACAGCAGGAAGCTTTTTTTAATTCGACTAGTTCAATTCCTAAAGCGCTAGTTAAGGCTGCGGTCGAGAGGTAAAGTTCTCGGCAGGCTCCTTGAGCCACACAGCCGGGGAAATAAGCGTACTTCAAAGACGGAGATGGCATAGCTAAGCGTGACTGAGTGGGTGTTCAGCTCCAGCAAACTTCAACTTAGGTCTAGCTAGGTCTGCCTAGATCTGCCTAGGATTGAGGAGCTAACTCGCGACTGACCCTTCTATCATCGCTTTTTCGGCTGAGGACTGTGGGGACAGAGGTTAACTTTTCGTTGAGTTTTGGCTCGGAATGTGTCAGTTCGGGAAAGCGCCCATCTAACGCGATCGCCGTCACGCTTTCAGATAAGATAGGAAATGCTCAGAGCTGATGTCTGCCTGGGATCAAATTCCAGCAAATTCATCTGTAAGATGTTTTGACAGCCTTTCTAGAGTAAGTTTTTCTAGAGCGCACTGACAAAAGCTGAAACCACTGAGTAAGTCCTAAAATAAGAAGCTAGGGGTTGTCATGAATCAAGAAGAAATCTTTGCTAAAGTTCAAAAAATCGTTTCCGAGCAACTAGGTGTTGAAGCTAGCGAAGTTAAGCCAGCTGCTAGCTTTGCCAATGACCTCGGTGCTGACTCTCTCGACACGGTGGAGTTAGTCATGGCCCTAGAAGAAGAATTTGATATTGAGATTCCCGACGAAGCAGCCGAAGAAATCGCTACTGTGCAAAACGCAGTCGATTACATCAGCAACAAAGCAGCAGCTTAGACTCTAAATCATTGGCAGCTCGGCACCGTACCAAGCTTGGGGGTGGGGAGATGCCAACTCAGAAACCTGTATTCTGCGTTCCGGGCTAGAAAGCCCTTGAATTTTACATCATGACAAATTCTGACCGTAAGCGCGTTGTTGTAACGGGTCTCGGCGCGGTTACACCCATTGGCAACACCTTGTCAGAGTATTGGGAAGGGTTGGTGAGTGGACGCAATGGCATTGGCCCAATCACTCTGTTTGATGCAGCTCGGCACGACTGCCGAATTGCGGGAGAAGTTAAAGCATTTGATCCCTTCCAGTACTTAGAGCGTAAGGATGCGAAGCGGATGGATCGGTTTGCTCAGTTTGCCGTGGCAGCGAGTAAACAAGCGATCGCCGATGCTCAATTTGTCATCAACGACCTGAACGCAGAACAGGTGGGTGTGATCATCGGTTCCGGGGTCGGTGGCATCAAGGTTCTGGAAGACCAGCAGGAAGTTTACCTGACCAAAGGCCCAGACCGTTGTAGCCCCTTCATGGTGCCGATGATGATCGCCAATATGGCGGCGGGCTTAACCGCAATTCACATTGGTGCCAAAGGCCCTAACTCTTGCCCGGTGACTGCTTGTGCTTCTGGTTCTAATGGGATTGGGGATGCTTTCCGGTTGATTCAAGGTGGCTATGCCCAAGCGATGATCTGCGGTGGTGCGGAGGCAGCAATCACTCCCCTTTCAGTTGCTGGTTTTGCTTCTGCTCGGACGCTGTCTACTCGCAATGACGACCCTGCTCATGCCAGTCGTCCGTTTGATCGCGATCGCAACGGCTTTGTCATGGGTGAAGGGGCAGGAATTCTGTTGCTCGAAGAACTAGAGCATGCCCTCAGCCGTGGCGCTCGTATCTACGCCGAAATGATTGGTTATGGCATGACCTGCGATGCCTACCACATGACTTCTCCGGTTCCAGGTGGCGAAGGGGCAGCTAGAGCGATTCAACTGGCGATGAAGGATGCTGGGATTACGCCGGATCAAGTGAGCTATATCAATGCTCATGGCACTAGCACTCCCATGAACGACCCCAATGAAACGGCAGCGATTAAGACTGCTTTGGGCGAACATGCCTACAAAGTGGCGGTCAGCTCCACTAAGTCGATGACGGGACACTTACTGGGTGGCTCCGGTGGGATTGAAGGCGTGGCAACCGCTCTGGCTGTGGCTCACGACCAACTGCCGCCAACCATTAATTTGGAAAATCCTGACCCTGCATGTGACCTGGACTATGTACCAAATCACAGCCGATCCCATAAAGTTGATGTAGCTTTATCCAACTCATTTGGGTTTGGTGGTCACAACGTTACGGTAGCATTTAGAAAGTACGTTGGCTGAGCTTGTAAAATTTAACCCAGTCTTTGGGATCGCGGGGTAACTCAGGTCTATAAACACCTGGGTTTCTGCGTTAGTAGTTATTACCTATCCAATGCCATTATCAGCTACCATAATTGGTAATTCAGTAGGTATATAAGCTTAGGGTGACCCGGAGCAACGTCACGATCGCTCACCCAGTCCAGTGCTAACTCGTAGTTCAACTAGATAGAGATTATGGCTGTCGCAACCCAACAATCACTCGACGAGCTTTGTATTAATTCCATCCGCTTTCTGGCGATTGACGCTGTAGAAAAGGCAAAATCTGGTCACCCAGGGTTGCCGATGGGCGCTGCTCCGATGGCATACGTGCTCTGGGATCG
Coding sequences within it:
- the fabF gene encoding beta-ketoacyl-ACP synthase II, with product MTNSDRKRVVVTGLGAVTPIGNTLSEYWEGLVSGRNGIGPITLFDAARHDCRIAGEVKAFDPFQYLERKDAKRMDRFAQFAVAASKQAIADAQFVINDLNAEQVGVIIGSGVGGIKVLEDQQEVYLTKGPDRCSPFMVPMMIANMAAGLTAIHIGAKGPNSCPVTACASGSNGIGDAFRLIQGGYAQAMICGGAEAAITPLSVAGFASARTLSTRNDDPAHASRPFDRDRNGFVMGEGAGILLLEELEHALSRGARIYAEMIGYGMTCDAYHMTSPVPGGEGAARAIQLAMKDAGITPDQVSYINAHGTSTPMNDPNETAAIKTALGEHAYKVAVSSTKSMTGHLLGGSGGIEGVATALAVAHDQLPPTINLENPDPACDLDYVPNHSRSHKVDVALSNSFGFGGHNVTVAFRKYVG
- a CDS encoding FtsX-like permease family protein; the encoded protein is MASIARKNLFEDIPRFLVAQAGIMFAVSLVTIQTGILRGFTRSTTLLIDQSQADVWVASKDMVQIELTLPLAVDQLRVAQQVPGVGRAEALIFRPGIWRNSQDEIAPVRVVGFDPQGQLFSPQNITQGSLSALKQPFSVMVDETNADSLNLKTLNAQGAIGSLPARLVGLTRGTQSMVSSSFLFTSLENANAYINSPIRSNLQCRSQTGSEEVQCTNTYETAPAGTGSVNPAPAAPRRLNLGDPITYILIRAQPNQDLAILKKRLEATLPNTHAYTRAEMVAKTRNYWQKRTGIGFVLGLGAAVGIIVGIVIVGQILYSSVSDHLREFGTLKAMGASDWVIYSVIVEQALWMAVLGYLPSLALCLGVGTWTSATQGILILITPATAFGVFGITVVMCVSSALFAIQKVTRVDPAIVFKA
- a CDS encoding CoB--CoM heterodisulfide reductase iron-sulfur subunit B family protein; amino-acid sequence: MPSPSLKYAYFPGCVAQGACRELYLSTAALTSALGIELVELKKASCCGSGTFKEESALLEDSVNARNIALAEELNLPLLTHCSTCQGVIGHVDERLKKSQQNNPDYIDQINGLLKQEGCSPYKGSTEVKHLLWALVGDYGLEALQAKVTRKLAGLKCAAFYGCYLLRAQTSIPFDDPFQPESMENVFRAIGATPIYYRGRTQCCGWPLSSYATDQAFQMAGNHIQDAIASGADCLVTPCPLCHLNLDSRQPEVEQVIGQKLGLPVLHLPQLVALALGVAPEKLGLNHHIVSTRSVLEKLGF
- a CDS encoding ABC transporter ATP-binding protein gives rise to the protein MTASQIRFAEYAQLQSQVASTAIGSTQIKTNAIAARGVEMVFQSGAERFYALKDIDLDIQRGDIYLLMGPSGSGKTTLLSILAGILTPSRGSVHLLGQEITRMSRTQLSQFRLENIGFIFQGFNLFPALTALENVELALKVKGLRGRSNRRQQAQSLLEQVGLQDKVKLLPRELSGGQQQRVAIARALAGDPPLIMADEPTAALDSRSGHAVIELLRNLAKEGGRTVLMVTHDPRIMDVADRVVNLEDGMLDQRYAA
- the psaC gene encoding photosystem I iron-sulfur center protein PsaC, translating into MSHSVKIYDTCIGCTQCVRACPTDVLEMVPWDGCKAGQIASSPRTEDCVGCKRCETACPTDFLSIRVYLSNAETTRSMGLAY
- the glmS gene encoding glutamine--fructose-6-phosphate transaminase (isomerizing) codes for the protein MCGIVGYIGTQAASDILLAGLQKLEYRGYDSAGIATVLEGEIHCVRAKGKLHNLQEKLEGIENPAQLGIGHTRWATHGKPEEYNAHPHMDTAHRLAVVQNGIIENYRELREGLIARGHTFRSETDTEVIPHLIAELLEKLKAEPSSMPALAQHSPLLEAVRQAVNHLEGAFAIAVISADFPDELIVARQQAPLSIGFGQGEFFCASDTPALVPHTRAVLTLENGELARLTPLGVEVYSFGGDRLRKTPRTLNWNPVMVEKQGFKHFMLKEIYEQPGVVRACLEAYLDTSWSPESATSPIKLNLAPELYSDLKQVQIVACGTSWHASLVGKYLIEQLAGIPTMVQYASEFRYAPSPLTPNTLTIGVTQSGETADTLAALEMEKQRRAGQSPRFEARLLGITNRPESSLGHMVPQVIDTHAGIEIGVAATKTFVAQLMAFYALALDLAYHQQTLSATRLEQILLGLRQLPAQIELILESQERYIEELAHDFAETQDFIFLGRGINFPIALEGALKLKEISYIHAEGYPAGEMKHGPIALLDAKVPVVAIATPGLVYEKVLSNAQEAKARDARLIGVTPLEASESAEIFDDLLPVPVVEELLSPILAVIPLQLLAYHIAARRGLDVDQPRNLAKSVTVE
- the acpP gene encoding acyl carrier protein, which encodes MNQEEIFAKVQKIVSEQLGVEASEVKPAASFANDLGADSLDTVELVMALEEEFDIEIPDEAAEEIATVQNAVDYISNKAAA